One Streptomyces dangxiongensis genomic window, CCGCACCCCGCAGGAGTTCGGACCGCTGATCAACGCGGTGTCGATGCCGTCGATGCTGCTGTCCGGGCTGATGCTCCCGATGTCCCTGGCGCCGGGCTGGCTGGACGTGCTCTCGCACCTCGTGCCGTTCCGCTATCTGGTGGACGCGGTCCGCGACGCCTACGTCGGCCGGTACGCGACCACGCACATGCTCCACGGCGTCCTGGTCGCCGTCGGGTTCTCGGTACTGGCCGTGACGGTGGGCACACGGCTGTTCCGGACGGCCGGGGCCTAACTACGCTGGCCGCATGGTCAATCTGACACGCATCTACACCAGGACCGGCGACCAGGGCACCACCAGCCTCGGCGACATGAGCCGGGTGCCCAAGACGGACCTCCGCATCTCCGCGTACGCGGACACCAACGAGGCCAACGCGGTCATCGGCACCGCGATCGCCCTGGGCGGGCTGCACGAGGAGATCGTCACGGTCCTCACCCGCGTCCAGAACGACCTGTTCGACGTGGGTGCGGACCTGTCGACGCCGGTGGTGGAGAACCCGCGGTTCCCGCCGCTCAGGGTGGAGCAGTTCTACGTCGACAAGCTGGAGGCGGACTGCGACCGCTTCAACGAACGGCTGGAGAAGCTGCGTTCCTTCATCCTGCCCGGGGGCACCGCGGGTGCCGCCCTGCTCCACCAGGCGTGCACGGTCGTACGGCGGGCCGAGCGCTCCACATGGGCGGCCCTGGAGGTGCACGGCGAGACGATGAACCCGCTCACCGCGACCTACCTGAACCGCCTCTCGGACCTGCTGTTCATTCTGGCCCGCAGTGCCAACCGCGAGGTCGGCGACGTGCTGTGGGTGCCGGGCGGGGAGCGTTAGCCCTCTTTCCCGCGGCCCGGCCGGACGCCGGTACGGTCAGGAGCCGGTCCGGCCGTCCGCCAGCTCGCGCAGGATGTCGAGGTGGCCGTTGTGCCGGGCCGTCTCCTCGATGAGATGCAGCACGATCCAGCGCAGGTCGAACACGCTGCCGTCGTCCCGCTTGCGCCGGGCCTTGGTGGCCAGGTCGTGCGCGGCGATCAGCTCGTTGTGCCTCGCGGACTCCTCGGCGTACTCGCCGAGCAGCCGGGAGAGCGGGATGTCGACGGCGACGCGCATCTCGCGGTCGGGGTCCTCGTCGGTCCAGGGGCCCTCGTCCTCCTGACCGAGGAAGATGACCCGGAACCAGTAGTACTCGACCCAGCGCAGATGGTTGATCAGCCCGCTCATGGTCATCAGCGGCGAGCCGGGGAGCGGAGCCTTACGGGCGTCCTCGTCGGAGAGTTCCTCGCACTTGGCGCGCGCGGTGGCGCGGACGTAGTCGAGGAAGGTGGTCAGCTGTGTGCGCTCGTCCCAGGCGGGAGGCGTGTCGGTGCGTGTCATCGCGGGAATGATCCACCGGCGCCCGCCTCGGTGTCGACAGGATTTGCGGCGGCCCCGTCCCGGGGCTCCCGCTTCGGGAACAGCGTGTAGCTGACGGCGATGACCAGGTTGACGGCGATCAGCCACAGCATGCGCTCCTGCCACGCCCGCAGCACGCCGGTGTCGCCGTCGGGGCCGACGTACCGGACGGCGCATTCGAGGAGGGCGAGGGCGACGGCCGAGGACAGGATCCAGCGGCCCGCGGTCCTCCATTCGTGGACGGTGCGCGCCCGGCCGTACCTCGGGGCCCTGGCCGGGCGCCGGCCGCCGGCGAAGCGGTGGGCCGCCCAGGCGTCCGCCCACCTGAGGGTGGCCGGGCCGAGGCCGACCGTGAAGCCGACGTAGACGGCGGCGAGGCCGTGCCGCCAGTCGGGTCCGGCGCCGTTCCTGAGGTCCGTCGCGGTGGCGACGAGGAGCACGACCTCCAGGAGCGGCTCGCACAGCAGCAGCGCCAGGCCGGTGCGCGGCATCCGCACCACGTACCGGACGGCCAGTCCGGCCGCCAGCAGCACCCAGAACGCCACCTCGGCGGCGGCCACCAGTGCGACGATCATGACGTGCTCCCCTCGTCCACCCCTCCAGGGTCCCGTGCCCGCGGCACCGGTTCCGTCGTCGGCGCGGACGAGGCCGCCGTAAGCGAAAGTCGCAGTGCGGCACCCTCCCCGGGGAGCAGGCGCACCGCCGCCCGGCCGTGTTGGATGAGGACCATGGCCCGCGCACTCCCCCGACCGCACCGCGACGACCTGCGCATCGCCGTGGGCGGACTGGCCGGCGGAGTGCTGTTCTGGGCGCTGGGAACGCACCCGCGTCCCGATACGGACCCCGTCGTGCTGTGGCACCCGGCGTGGGCCCCGCTGGTGCCGCTGGCGGTGACCGTCGTCTGCGAGCTGCTGCGGCGCGTCCGGCCCCGGACCGGCCTGCTCGTCGGCACGGCCGCGCTGACCCTGGACACGGTGACCGAGGGCAGTCTCGTCACCGTGGTGCTGTACACGGACCTGGTGTACGCGGCCGTGCTGTACGGCACCGCGGCCTCGGCCCGCCGGATCCCCTGGATCACCGGGCTGTGCACGGTGCTCGGCGGGGTCGTGCCCGCCACCCTCTGGCGCGATCCGCAGGGCCTGCTGATCGGCGTCGCCATCGGTGTGGTGGCGTTCGCGCCCGCCACCACCGGCTGGGTGGTGCGCGACCACCGCGACGCCGCCGAGGCCGCCCGGCTGCGTGCCGAACAGACCGCGCTGCTCGCGGAGATGGACCGCGCGCAGGCGGTCACCGCTGAACGGGTCCGGGTGGCACGCGAGTTGCACGACATGGTCGCCAACCACCTGTCGGCCATCGCCATCCACTCCACGGCGGCGCTGTCGATCGGCGACCCGGAGACCGCGCGGGACGCCCTGGCCGTCGTCCGGGAGAACAGTGTGGCGGGCCTGGCCGAGATGCGCCGGCTGATCGGCATCCTGCGCGACGACTCCGGCGACCGGGCGCCCGCCGCGTCCCCCACCCTCGACGGTCTGGCCGCGCTGGTCTCCGCCGCCCGGGCCAACGGCCTGGACGTCCGGCTCGACGCCGGGCGCACCGAAGTGCCCACGCCGGTCGAACTGGCCGCCTACCGCATCGTGCAGGAGTCGCTGACGAACGCCCTGAAGCACGGCACCCAGGGGCGCGTCCACGTCGCTCTGCGGCAGCGGGACGGGATGCTGGACATCCGGGTGACCAGCCCCTGCCGGCCCGGCGACCCGCCTCGCGCCCCGGGCTCGGGCTCCGGGCTCACCGGGATGCGGGAGCGCGCCGCGCTGCTCGGCGGGCGTTGCGAGGCGGGCCCCGAGAGCGGGCGGTGGGCCGTACGCGCCACGCTTCCGCTCACCGGGGGAGATTCCGCGTGATCCGGGTCCTGGTCGCCGAGGACCAGTCCGCCGTCCGCGCCGGGCTCGTCCTGATCCTGCGCAGCGCGCCGGACATCGACGTGGTCGCGGAGGCGGAGGACGGTGAGCGGGCGGTCCGGCTGGCGGGGGAGCTGCGGCCGGACGTCGTCCTGATGGATGTGCAGCTGCCCCGGCTGGACGGGGTGTCGGCGACCCGGCGGATCGTCGCGGAAGGGTTCGCGGACGTGCTCGTGCTGACCACGTTCGACCTGGACGAGTACGTGTTCGGGGCGTTGCGGGCGGGCGCGGCCGGATTCCTGCTGAAGGACGCCGAGGCGCGGGACCTGCTGGAGGCGGTGCGGACGGTGGCGCGCGGGGAGGGGATCGTGGCGCCGGCCGTGACGCGCCGGCTGATCGCCGAGTTCGCGGCGGCTCCGGTGCGGGGGGCGCGGTCCGGCCCGGCGGTGCTGGAGGGGCTCACCCGGCGGGAACGGGAGGTGCTGGGCTGTATCGGTGAGGGCCTGTCGAACGCGCGGATCGGGGCACGGCTGGACATGGCGGAGGGCACGGTGAAGACGCACGTCAGCCGGTTGCTGGCGAAGCTGGGGCTGCGCAGCCGGGTGCAAGCGGCGGTTCTGGCCGTGGAGTTGGGGCTCCATCGGGACGACTCCTGAATGGTCCAGACCTATTGACGAGTGGTCCAGACCTTTCTACTCTCGCAGCACTCGGGCATGGAGGCTCAGTCATGCCCCTGACACCCCCGACGACGAGGGAGGCGCAGCATGCGCTTCAGACACAGAGCCGCGGCAGGGTTCGCGACCCTGTCGCTCCCGCTGGCCGGCCTGGTCGGCCTCGCGAGCCCCGCCCAGGCCGCGAGCAACGCCACCGCCACCTACACCAAGACCAGCGACTGGGGCACCGGCTTCGGTGGCCAGTGGACCATCAAGAACACCGGCAGCTCCAGCATCAGCTCCTGGACCGTCGAGTGGGACTTCCCCTCCGGTACGTCCGTCACCTCCTCCTGGGACGCGGACGTCACCAACTCCGGAACCCACTGGACCGCGAAGAACAAGTCCTACAACGGCAGCATCGGCCCCGGCGCCTCGATCTCCTTCGGCTTCAACGGCGCGGGCTCCGGCTCCCCGTCCAACTGCAAGCTGAACGGCGACAGTTGCGACGGCACGACGGTCCCCGGTGACGCGGCACCCTCCGCGCCCGGCACCCCCACCGCCTCCTCCGTCACCGACACCTCGGTGAAGCTCGGCTGGGGCGCGGCCACCGACGACAAGGGCGTCAAGAACTACGACGTCCTGCGCGACGGCAAGGTCGTCGGCACGGTCACCACCACGTCGTACACCGACAGCGGTCTGACCGCCGGCACCGACTACTCCTACACCGTGCAGGCCCGCGACACCGCCAACCAGACCGGACCGGTCAGCGGCGCCGTCAAGGTGCACACCACCGGCGGCGGCGGCACTCCCCCGCCCACCGGTGACAAGGTCAAGCTCGGTTACTTCACCGAGTGGGGCATCTACGGCCGGAACTACAACGTCAAGAACCTGGTGACGTCCGGCTCCGCGGCCAAGATCACGCACATCAACTACGCCTTCGGCAACGTCACCGGCGGCAAGTGCGCGATCGGCGACTCCTACGCCGACTACGACAAGGCCTTCACCGCCGACCAGTCGGTCAGCGGCGTCGCCGACACCTGGGACCAGCCGCTGCGCGGCAACTTCAACCAGCTCCGCGAGCTGAAGGCCAAGTATCCGAAAATCAAGGTGCTGTGGTCCTTCGGCGGCTGGACCTGGTCCGGCGGCTTCGCGGACGCGGCCAAGAACCCGGCGGCCTTCGCCCAGTCCTGCTACGACCTGGTGGAGGACCCTCGCTGGGCCGATGTCTTCGACGGCATCGACATCGACTGGGAGTACCCGAACGCCTGCGGTCTGACCTGTGACACCAGCGGGGCGGCGGCCTACAGGAACCTGATGTCCGCCCTGCGCGCCAAGTTCGGGTCCAACAACCTGATCACCGCGGCCACCACCGCCGACGGTTCCGCCGGCGGCAAGATCGAGGCCGCCGACTACGCGGGCGCCGCCCAGTACGTCGACTGGTACAACGTGATGACGTACGACTTCTTCGGCGCCTGGGACGCGAAGGGCCCGACCGCCCCGCACTCCCCGCTCACCTCGTACTCCGGCATCCCCAAGGAGGGCTTCACCACCGCCGACGCGCTGGCCAAGTTCAAGGCGATCGGCGTCCCCGCGAAGAAACTGCTCATCGGCATCGGCTTCTACGGCCGCGGCTGGACCGGCGTCACCCAGGACGCCCCGGGCGGTACGGCCACGGGCCCGGCGGCCGGCACCTACGAGCAGGGCATCGAGGACTACAAGGTCCTCAAGTCGTCCTGCCCGGCCACCGGCACCGTCGCCGGCACGGCCTACGCCCACTGCGGCAGCAACTGGTGGTCGTACGACACCCCCGCCACCATCAAGTCGAAGATGGCCTGGGCCAACAGCCAGGGCCTCGGCGGCGCGTTCTTCTGGGAGTTCAGCGGTGACACCAGCGACGGTGAACTGGTGAGCGCCATCAGCAACAACCTGTAGAAGCGAACTGCACCCCGCCCTTCACCCTCCCCCGGCCTTCGTCCGGGGGAGGGTGAACGCGGCTACGCCACATTCACCCTCTGTCCGGGTGGGGCCGCTTCCAGCCACGCGAGAAATCCGGTCAGCGCGTCTTCGCTCATGGCGAGTTCGAGGTGCGCGCCCCGGTGCGCACAGGCCAGCACCACCGCGTCGGACAGCAGCGCCAGCTCCTCCTCGCCCTCGGGCAGCCGGCGGCCGGCCACCTCGATCTGCGCGCGCTCCAGGACGCGGCGCGGGCGGACGGCGTAGGAGAAGACCCGGTACCACTCGATGCGGTCACCGTTGTAGCGGGCGACGCCGTAGCTCCAGCCCTTACCGCCCGCGTCCGGCTCCTCGGGTACGTCCCAGCGCAGCGAACAGTCGAACGTACCGCCGGAACGCTGGATCAGCCTGCGGCGCAGCCCGAACAGGAACAACCCCACCGCCAGGAGCGCGACCACGATCCCGCACACAGTCAGAGCGAGGACCATCGGCACCGACCTCCTCGTCTCTCAGGCAGTGGCACCGCCGGTGTCACTGAGTAATGAAACGGAAAAAACATCCACATCTGCCTCAGCCGCGACCGGCACCGGATTGCTCCGGGCCGGCCGCGGCTGAGTGACGTCAACGTACAGCGCGGCTGGTTCAGCGCGCCGCCGCCGCGCGCAGTCGGACGTCCGCGCGGCGCTCGGCACCGGCGTCGCCCTCCGCCTTCGCGCGCTCCAGCTCACGCTCCGTGCGCTGGACATCGATCTCGTCCGACAGCTCGGCGATCTCGGCCAGCAGCGACAGCTTGTCGTCCGCGAACGAGATGAAACCGCCGTGCACCGCGGCGACGACCGTTCCGCCTTCACTCGTACGGATGGTCACCGGGCCCGACTCCAGCACACCGAGCAGCGGCTGGTGACCGGGCATGACGCCGATGTCGCCGGACGTGGTGCGCGCGACGACCAGGGTGGCCTCGCCGGACCAGACCTGACGGTCGGCGGCGACCAGCTCGACGTGCAGCTCAGCAGCCAAGGGTGGCTCCTCGGGTCACCACCCGGCGGTAGTGCCGGGTGTTGGGGTCAATTCTAGTAGGCGTGGATGAGGGGGCGGGACTCGCCCGCCCCCTCACGCGAGCACGAGGCTCAGGAGACGCCCAGCTCCTTGGCGTTGGCCTTGAGGTCCTCAAGGCCACCGCACATGAAGAACGCCTGCTCGGGGAAGTGGTCGTAGTCGCCGTCGCAGATCGCGTTGAACGCGGCGATCGACTCGTCGAGCGGCACGTCCGAGCCGTCCACGCCGGTGAACTGCTTGGCGACGTGGGTGTTCTGGGACAGGAAGCGCTCCACACGACGGGCACGGTGGACGACGAGCTTGTCCTCCTCGCCCAGCTCGTCGATACCGAGGATCGCGATGATGTCCTGGAGGTCCTTGTACTTCTGGAGGATCGTCTTCACGCGCATGGCCGCGTTGTAGTGATCCGCCGTGATGTAACGCGGGTCCAGGATCCGGGACGTGGAGTCCAGCGGGTCCACGGCCGGGTAGATGCCCTTCTCGGAGATCGGACGGGAGAGAACCGTCGTCGCGTCGAGGTGGGCGAAGGTGGTGGCCGGGGCCGGGTCGGTCAGGTCGTCCGCGGGGACGTAGATCGCCTGCATCGAGGTGATCGAGTGACCGCGGGTCGAGGTGATGCGCTCCTGGAGGAGGCCCATCTCGTCGGCCAGGTTCGGCTGGTAGCCCACCGCGGACGGCATACGGCCGAGCAGCGTGGAGACCTCGGAACCGGCCTGCGTGAAGCGGAAGATGTTGTCGATGAAGAACAGCACGTCCTGCTTCTGGACGTCACGGAAGTACTCGGCCATGGTCAGGCCGGCCAGCGCGACGCGCAGACGGGTGCCCGGGGGCTCGTCCATCTGACCGAAGACCAGCGCGGTCTTGTCGATGACGCCCGAGTCGGTCATCTCCTCGATGAGGTCGTTGCCCTCACGGGTGCGCTCACCGACACCGGCGAACACGGAGACACCGTCGTGGTTGTTGGCGACACGGTAGATCATCTCCTGGATGAGCACCGTCTTGCCGACGCCGGCACCGCCGAACAGACCGATCTTGCCGCCCTTGACGTACGGGGTGAGCAGGTCGATGACCTTGACGCCCGTCTCGAACATCTCGGTCTTCGACTCGAGCTCGTCGAAGTTCGGGGCCTTGCGGTGGATCGGCCAGCGCTCGCCGGTGTAGGTCTCGTCGACGTTCAGCACCTCACCGAGGGTGTTGAACACCTTGCCCTTGGTGAAGTCGCCGACCGGCACCGAGATGGGGGCGCCGGTGTCGAAGACCGGGGCCTGGCGGACCAGACCGTCGGTCGGCTGCATGGAGATGGTGCGGACCAGGCCGTCACCCAGGTGCTGGGCGACTTCGAGGGTCAGCGTCTTCTTCTCGCCGGCGTTGGCCGGGTCGGCCACCTCGACGTGCAGCGCCTGGTAGATGTCCGGCATCGCGTCGACGGGGAACTCCACGTCGACGACCGGGCCGATGACCCGGGCGACGCGGCCCGTAGCCGTCGCGGTCTCAACAGTGGTGGTCATTTATCGGTCACTCCCCGCGGTCGCGTCGGCCAGGGCACTGGCGCCACCGACGATCTCGCTGATTTCCTGGGTGATTTCGGCCTGGCGGGCCGCGTTGGCAAGGCGGGACAGCGTGTTGATCAGCTCGCCCGCGTTGTCGGTGGCCGACTTCATCGCGCGCCGCGTGGCGGCGTGCTTCGAAGCGGCCGACTGGAGCAGCGCGTTGTAGATACGGCTCTCGACGTAGCGCGGCAGCAGGGCGTCGAGGACGTCCTCCGCCGACGGCTCGAAGTCGTACAGCGGCAGGATCTCGCCCTGGGGGGCGCTCTCCTGCGCGACCTCGTCGAGACGCAGCGGCAGCAGCCGGGCGCCGAGCGCCGTCTGCGTCATCATCGAGACGAACTCGGTGAAGACGATGTGGAGTTCGTCCACACCACCCTCGGCCGTGTCCTTCTCGATCGCCTCGATCAGAGGCGCCGCCACCTTCTTGGCGTCCGCGTACGTCGGCTCGTCGGTGAACCCGCTCCACGACTCCGCGATCTTGCGCTCACGGAAGTTGTAGTGGGCGGCACCGCGCCGGCCGACGATGTACGTGTCGACCTGCTTGCCCTCGCGCTCCAGGCGCTCGGTCAGTTGCTCCGCCGCCTTGATGGCATTGGAGTTGAAGGCGCCGGCGAGACCGCGGTCGCTCGTGAGGAGGAGGACCGCGGCGCGGGCCGGGTTCTCCGTCTCCGTGGTGAGCGGATGCCTGGTGTTGGAACCCGTACCGACCGCCGTGACCGCGCGCGTCAGCTCGGTCGCGTACGGCGTGGAGGCCGCCACCTTGCGCTGCGCCTTGACGACGCGCGAGGCGGCGATCATCTCCATCGCCTTGGTGATCTTCTTGGTCGCGGTGACGGATCGGATGCGACGCTTGTAGACCCGGAGCTGGGCTCCCATGAGTCAGGTCCTTCCTTACGTCACTTGGCGGCAGCGGCAGGAGTGTCCTCGCCGAGCAGCCTGCCGTCCGAGGTCTCGAACTGCTTCTTGAACTCCACGATGGCGTCCGCGATGGCCGTGAGCGTGTCGTCGGACATCTTGCCGCCCTCGCGGATGGAGGTCATGAGGCCCTGCTCCTTGCGGTGCAGGTACTCCAGCAGCTCCTTCTCGAAGCGGCGGATGTCGGCGACCGGCACCTCGTCCATCCGGCCGGTGGTGCCGGCCCACACGGAGACGACCTGGTCCTCGGTGGACATCGGCTGGTACTGGTCCTGCTTCAGCAGCTCGACCATGCGCTGACCGCGCTCTAGCTGCGACTTCGAGGCCGCGTCCAGGTCGGAACCGAAGGCGGCGAACGCCTCCAGCTCACGGAACTGGGCGAGGTCGACACGCAGACGGCCGGAGACCTGCTTCATCGCCTTGTGCTGCGCGGAACCGCCGACTCGGGAGACGGAGATACCGACGTTCAGCGCGGGGCGCTGACCGGCGTTGAAGAGGTCCGACTCCAGGAAGCACTGGCCGTCGGTGATGGAGATGACGTTGGTCGGGATGAACGCCGAGACGTCGTTGGCCTTCGTCTCGACGATCGGCAGACCGGTCATCGAGCCGGCGCCCTCGTCGTCGGAGAGCTTGGCGCAGCGCTCCAGCAGACGCGAGTGCAGGTAGAAGACGTCACCCGGGTAGGCCTCACGGCCCGGCGGGCGGCGCAGCAGCAGCGACACGGCGCGGTAGGCGTCGGCCTGCTTCGACAGGTCGTCGAAGATGATCAGGACGTGCTTGCCCTGGTACATCCAGTGCTGGCCGATGGCCGAACCGGTGTACGGCGCCAGGTACTTGAAGCCGGCCGGGTCGGACGCCGGGGCGGCGACGATGGTCGTGTACTCCAGGGCGCCGTTCTCCTCCAGCGCGCGGCGCACGCCGGCGATGGTGGAGCCCTTCTGGCCGATGGCGACGTAGATGCAGCGGACCTGCTTCTTCGGGTCGCCCGAGCGCCAGTTGTCGCGCTGGTTGATGATCGTGTCGACGGCCAGGGCGGTCTTGCCGGTCTGGCGGTCGCCGATGATCAGCTGACGCTGACCACGGCCGATCGGGGTCATCGCGTCGACGGCCTTGTAGCCCGTCTCCATCGGCTCGTGCACCGACTTGCGCTGCATGACCGTGGGGGCCTGCAGCTCGAGGGCGCGGCGGCCGTCGGTCTCGACCTCGCCGAGGCCGTCGATCGGGTTGCCGAGCGGGTCGACGACGCGGCCGAGGTAGCCCTCGCCGACCGCCACGGAGAGGATCTCACCGGTGCGGTGCACCGGCTGCCCCTCCTCGATACCGCTGAACTCGCCGAGGACGACCGCACCGATCTCGCGCTCTTCCAGGTTCAGCGCGAGACCGAGGGATCCGTCCTCGAACTTCAGCAGTTCGTTCGCCATGGCCGAGGGCAGGCCCTCGATCTTGGCGATACCGTCGCCGGCGACGGTGACCGTACCGACCTCCTCGCGCGAGGCCGCGTCCGGCTTGTACGACTGGACGAAGTTCTCCAGCGCGTCCCGGATCTCCTCCGGCCGGATCGTGAGCTCCGCCATCTGGGTTCCCTGCTCTCCTTGTTGGGCCCGAAGTTTCACTTTGGGGGGGTGGGGACTCCCCCCAACAGGAGGTGAATCCTCTGCACGGCCCAACCAGGGCCGTAATTACGTCTTGCTTTTCTGGAAATGCCGAGGTGTTGCTAGCTCGCCATGCGGCGGGCGGCCTCGTCCAGCCGGTCCGCGATCGAGCCGTTGATGACCTCGTCACCGACCTGCACCCGCATGCCTCCGACGACCTCGGGGTCGACGTCGAGGTTCAGGTGCATCCGGCGCCCGTAGAGCTTGGTCAGGGCGGCGCCGAGGCGCTCCTTCTGTCCGTCGCTCAGGGGCACCGCCGAGGTGACGACGGCGACCATGCGGTTCCGGCGCTCCGCGGCCAGCCTGGACAGGGACTCCAGTCCCGACTCCAGGCTACGTCCACGCGGCGCGGTGGCGAGGCGCGTCACCAGACGCTCGGTGACCGGCTGGGCCCGCCCGCCGAGGAGCCGGTGCAGCAGCTCGGTCTTGGCCGGGGCTCCGGCGGCGCGGTCGGTGAGCGCGGCGCGCAGCCCGGTGGCGGAGGAGACGATCCGGCCGAACCGGAACAGCTCGTCCTCGACGTCGTCGAGGGTGCCCGACTTCTCCGCGGCCGTGAGGTCGGCGATGCTCGCCAGCTCCTCGACCGCGTCCACCAGGTCGCGGGTCTGCGACCAGCGGGACCGGGCCAGCCCGGACACCAGGTCGGCGGTGGTGCCGCTGACCTGGCCCCCGATCAGACGCTGGACTAGCTGCGCCTTCGCCTCTCCGGGCTGAGCCGGGTCGGTGAGGGCCCGGCGCAGGCCGGCCTCGCGGTCGAGCAGCGCGGTGACGGCCGCCAGCTCGTCGGCGAGCTGCGCGGCGTCCACGGCCGTGGAGTCCGTCAGCGCGTCGAGACGCCCACGGGCGGCTGCCAGGGCCTCGCGGCTCGCTCCGTTCATCGCGTGGCCTCGGCCTTCTCCTCGAGCTGGTCGAGGAAGCGGTCGATCACACGGCTCTGCCGGGCGTGGTCCTCGAGGGACTCGCCGACGAGCTTGCCGGCCAGGTCGGTGGCGAGCTTGCCGACGTCCTGGCGCAGCGCGGACGCGGCGGCCTTGCGGTCGGCCTCGATCTGCGCGTGACCGGCGGCGACGATCTCCTCGCGCTGCCGCTGACCCTCGGCCCGCATCTCGGCGATGAGCACGGCACCCTGCTCCTGCGCCTCCTGGCGCAGGCGCGCGGCCTCGTGCCGGGCCTCGGCGAGCTGGGCCTTGTACTGCTCGAGGACGCTCTGGGCCTCGGTCTGTGCGGCCTCGGCCTTCTCGATACCGCCCTCGATGGCCTCGCGACGCTCTTCCAGGACCTTGTTGATGGTCGGGAGGAACTTCTTGGCGAGGAAGAAGAAGACGATGGCGAAAGCGATCAGGCCGATGACGAGCTCTGGGATCTCGGGGATCAGAGGGTTCTGGGCCTCTTCAGCCGCCTGCTGTACCAGGGCGTTCACATCAGTGCCTTCCGTCTAAGGGAGTTGCGTCGAAACGCGCTTCAGCTGCGGAAGAGGAAGCCCATGACGATGCCGATCAGCGCCAGAGCCTCACAGAACGCGAAACCCATGATCTGGTTGGCGCGGATCAGACCGGCCGCCTCGGGCTGGCGGGCCAGCGCCTGGGTGCCGTTGCCGAAGATGATGCCGACGCCGATACCGGGGCCGATCGCGGCGAGGCCGTAGCCGATCGAACCGAGGTTGCCGGTGAGGCCGGAGGCGGCGAGGGTCTGGAGAGCGGACATGCCGGTTCTTCCTTCTCTTCTTTACAGAGACCGGTGGGGGTTGGCCACCGGACGGTCGGTTGGACAGGGAGAGCGAGGAGGCTCAGTGGTGTTCGGCGAGAGCACCCTGAACGTAGTTGCAGGCGAGGAGTACGAAGACGTACGCCTGCACGGCCTGGATGAAGAGCTCGAACGCGGTGAGGAGGATGGTCATCACGAACGAGGCGCCGGCGTAGACGATGCCCACGCCGTTCAGCAGGTACCAACTGCCGATGCTGAAGGTCAGCAGGAGCAGGTGACCGGCGAACATGTTCGCGAAGAGTCGTACCGCGTGGGTGAACGGCCGGATCACCACGTTCGAGAAGAAGTCGATCACGACGATCACGGGCAGCACGGCGCCGAGCGACTTGTC contains:
- a CDS encoding F0F1 ATP synthase subunit gamma; the protein is MGAQLRVYKRRIRSVTATKKITKAMEMIAASRVVKAQRKVAASTPYATELTRAVTAVGTGSNTRHPLTTETENPARAAVLLLTSDRGLAGAFNSNAIKAAEQLTERLEREGKQVDTYIVGRRGAAHYNFRERKIAESWSGFTDEPTYADAKKVAAPLIEAIEKDTAEGGVDELHIVFTEFVSMMTQTALGARLLPLRLDEVAQESAPQGEILPLYDFEPSAEDVLDALLPRYVESRIYNALLQSAASKHAATRRAMKSATDNAGELINTLSRLANAARQAEITQEISEIVGGASALADATAGSDR
- the atpA gene encoding F0F1 ATP synthase subunit alpha: MAELTIRPEEIRDALENFVQSYKPDAASREEVGTVTVAGDGIAKIEGLPSAMANELLKFEDGSLGLALNLEEREIGAVVLGEFSGIEEGQPVHRTGEILSVAVGEGYLGRVVDPLGNPIDGLGEVETDGRRALELQAPTVMQRKSVHEPMETGYKAVDAMTPIGRGQRQLIIGDRQTGKTALAVDTIINQRDNWRSGDPKKQVRCIYVAIGQKGSTIAGVRRALEENGALEYTTIVAAPASDPAGFKYLAPYTGSAIGQHWMYQGKHVLIIFDDLSKQADAYRAVSLLLRRPPGREAYPGDVFYLHSRLLERCAKLSDDEGAGSMTGLPIVETKANDVSAFIPTNVISITDGQCFLESDLFNAGQRPALNVGISVSRVGGSAQHKAMKQVSGRLRVDLAQFRELEAFAAFGSDLDAASKSQLERGQRMVELLKQDQYQPMSTEDQVVSVWAGTTGRMDEVPVADIRRFEKELLEYLHRKEQGLMTSIREGGKMSDDTLTAIADAIVEFKKQFETSDGRLLGEDTPAAAAK
- a CDS encoding F0F1 ATP synthase subunit delta produces the protein MNGASREALAAARGRLDALTDSTAVDAAQLADELAAVTALLDREAGLRRALTDPAQPGEAKAQLVQRLIGGQVSGTTADLVSGLARSRWSQTRDLVDAVEELASIADLTAAEKSGTLDDVEDELFRFGRIVSSATGLRAALTDRAAGAPAKTELLHRLLGGRAQPVTERLVTRLATAPRGRSLESGLESLSRLAAERRNRMVAVVTSAVPLSDGQKERLGAALTKLYGRRMHLNLDVDPEVVGGMRVQVGDEVINGSIADRLDEAARRMAS
- a CDS encoding F0F1 ATP synthase subunit B yields the protein MNALVQQAAEEAQNPLIPEIPELVIGLIAFAIVFFFLAKKFLPTINKVLEERREAIEGGIEKAEAAQTEAQSVLEQYKAQLAEARHEAARLRQEAQEQGAVLIAEMRAEGQRQREEIVAAGHAQIEADRKAAASALRQDVGKLATDLAGKLVGESLEDHARQSRVIDRFLDQLEEKAEATR
- the atpE gene encoding ATP synthase F0 subunit C, which gives rise to MSALQTLAASGLTGNLGSIGYGLAAIGPGIGVGIIFGNGTQALARQPEAAGLIRANQIMGFAFCEALALIGIVMGFLFRS